In one Nicotiana tomentosiformis chromosome 6, ASM39032v3, whole genome shotgun sequence genomic region, the following are encoded:
- the LOC104101958 gene encoding glucan endo-1,3-beta-glucosidase 14-like: MTSSLSLFLCFILLFNVLVAHAFTGTYGINYGRIADNIPAPESVVTLLRANKIKNVRIYDADHGVLTAFKDSGIQIIIGLGNEFLKDISVNEDRAIEWVKVNVQPYLPGTLIRGIAVGNEILGGLDVELWEVLVPAAKNVYNALDKLNLARKIEVSSPHSEAVFENTYPPSAGVFKESILPYMIPLLNFSRQIGSPFYINAYPFLAYKSDPSHIDLNYALLEKSTGIYDAKTKLHYDNMFEAMIDAAYFALEKAGFEKMPVICSETGWASKGDENEAGANMKNARTYNNNLHKRLLKKKGTPYRPKMVVRAYVFALFNENQKPGPTSERNFGLFKADGSIAYKIGFRGLVPSSASSSHLSSEDFILRVGFWSSQWFIVVTCVAMLLQFIQL, translated from the exons ATGACTTCCTCCTTGTCCTTATTCCTCTGTTTCATTCTTCTCTTTAATG TGTTGGTTGCACATGCATTTACAGGAACATATGGTATAAACTATGGAAGAATAGCAGATAACATTCCAGCACCAGAAAGTGTTGTAACACTTCTAAGGGCAAACAAGATAAAGAACGTTCGAATATACGATGCAGATCATGGAGTTCTAACAGCTTTTAAAGATTCAGGAATTCAAATTATCATAGGACTTGGCAATGAATTTCTTAAAGATATTAGTGTGAACGAAGATCGCGCTATTGAATGGGTGAAAGTAAACGTACAACCATATCTTCCCGGTACCTTAATTCGTGGCATTGCTGTTGGAAATGAAATTCTTGGAGGTTTAGATGTAGAACTCTGGGAAGTGTTAGTTCCTGCAGCTAAGAATGTGTACAATGCGCTTGATAAGTTGAACTTAGCGCGTAAAATTGAAGTATCAAGTCCTCATTCAGAAGCTGTGTTTGAAAATACTTACCCTCCATCTGCTGGTGTATTCAAAGAAAGTATACTTCCTTATATGATACCACTCTTGAATTTCTCAAGGCAAATTGGTTCACCTTTTTATATAAATGCATATCCATTTTTGGCATATAAGAGTGACCCTAGTCACATTGATCTCAACTATGCATTATTGGAGAAATCGACTGGTATTTATGATGCAAAAACTAAGTTGCATTATGATAATATGTTTGAAGCTATGATTGATGCAGCTTATTTTGCATTGGAGAAGGCGGGATTTGAGAAAATGCCAGTTATTTGTTCTGAAACTGGTTGGGCTTCAAAAGGAGATGAAAATGAAGCTGGTGCTAATATGAAGAATGCAAGAACTTATAATAATAATTTGCATAAAAGGTTGTTAAAGAAAAAGGGGACACCTTATAGGCCAAAAATGGTGGTGAGAGCTTATGTATTTGCTCTTTTTAATGAAAATCAGAAACCAGGACCAACTTCTGAGAGAAACTTTGGATTGTTTAAAGCTGATGGAAGTATTGCTTATAAAATTGGATTTAGAGGACTTGTGCCTTCTTCAGCTTCCTCATCCCATCTCTCCTCTGAG GACTTTATATTACGAGTGGGGTTTTGGAGTTCCCAATGGTTTATTGTTGTGACTTGTGTGGCAATGTTACTTCAATTCATACAGTTATGA